A DNA window from Lepidochelys kempii isolate rLepKem1 chromosome 9, rLepKem1.hap2, whole genome shotgun sequence contains the following coding sequences:
- the P2RY4 gene encoding P2Y purinoceptor 4, translating into MATLVRTFPVALLTPTPTFQLTANTTSDGEENCVFNEEFKFILLPVSYGFVSVVGLLLNSWALWMFICKMRPWNATTTYMFNLALSDTLYVLSLPTLVYYYADRNNWPFGEGLCKIVRFLFYANLYCSILFLTCISVHRYMGICHPIQSLGWVKTKHARLICVGVWFIVTICLIPNLIFVTTSSRGNDTLCHDTTKPEEFDHYVHYSSSIMTLLFGIPFLVIVVCYSLMAKRLWKPSLSSSNQNISFYKKRSIKIIIIVITVFAICFLPFHITRTLYYTARLFQANCRTLNIVNFTYKITRPLASINSCIDPILYFLAGDKYRGRLRRAAIKMPNAENTSTLALVSQLKKNGFSTSRGASYSINDA; encoded by the coding sequence ATGGCCACTTTGGTGAGGACATTCCCAGTTGCTCTGTTGACTCCAACACCCACTTTCCAGCTGACAGCAAATACCACCAGCGATGGAGAGGAGAATTGCGTCTTCAATGAGGAATTTAAGTTCATTCTGCTGCCTGTGTCCTATGGGTTTGTCTCTGTGGTGGGGCTGCTGCTCAATTCCTGGGCCTTGTGGATGTTCATCTGCAAGATGAGGCCCTGGAATGCCACCACCACCTACATGTTCAATCTGGCCCTCTCAGACACCCTGTACGtgctttccctccccaccctggtcTATTACTATGCTGACCGCAACAACTGGCCCTTTGGGGAGGGACTCTGCAAGATTGTGCGCTTCCTCTTCTATGCCAATCTGTACTGTAGCATACTCTTCCTCACCTGCATCAGCGTGCACCGCTACATGGGGATCTGCCACCCCATTCAGTCGCTCGGGTGGGTGAAGACCAAGCATGCCCGCCTCAtctgtgtgggtgtgtggttCATTGTCACCATCTGCCTCATACCCAACCTGATCTTTGTCACCACCAGCTCCAGGGGCAATGACACCCTTTGCCACGACACCACCAAGCCCGAAGAGTTTGACCACTATGTGCACTACAGCTCCTCAATCATGACCCTCCTCTTTGGCATCCCCTTTCTGGTGATCGTTGTGTGCTACAGCCTGATGGCAAAGAGGCTTTGGAAACCCAGCCTATCCAGCTCCAACCAGAACATCTCCTTCTACAAGAAACGCTCTATCAAGATTATCATCATTGTAATCACAGTCTTCGCCATCTGCTTCCTACCCTTCCACATCACACGGACATTGTACTATACTGCCCGGCTCTTCCAAGCCAACTGCAGGACCCTCAACATCGTCAACTTCACCTACAAGATCACACGGCCTCTGGCCAGCATCAACAGCTGCATAGACCCCATCCTGTACTTCCTGGCTGGGGATAAATACAGGGGAAGGCTGCGTCGGGCTGCAATCAAAATGCCCAATGCCGAGAACACATCTACTCTAGCCCTCGTCTCACAACTCAAGAAAAACGGTTTCTCTACCTCCCGAGGTGCCAGCTACTCCATAAATGATGCCTGA
- the LOC140917676 gene encoding diacylglycerol O-acyltransferase 2-like isoform X1 — translation MKTIIAAYSQNRSGSRANVQAALHTLLTVPWPSQREFRTWIQLLSVLQWILSFLLMGIVFLFLLIYLVFTSFWPVSALYLAWVIFDWDAPEQGGRRSAWVRNWPVWKHFRDYFPIQLVKTHSLLPSHNYIIGAHPHGILCVGAFCNFITESTGFSEKFPGIRPFLATLAGNFRLPVFREYLMSGGLCPVTRQAIGYLLSQNGSGNAVAVVIGGAAESLSCQPGITTLILKNRKGFVRMALQHGAHLVPAFSFGENDLFRQVVFEEGSWMRGIQKRFQKLVGFAPCVFYGRGLTSIHSRGFLPYPKPITTVIGEPVTVPRIKEPSHETVDLYHAMYIRSLLKLFNDHKAKYGLSEADELRIL, via the exons ATGAAAACAATTATTGCAGCCTATTCCCAAAATCGTAGTG gGAGCCGTGCCAACGTTCAGGCCGCCCTGCATACTTTGCTCACCGTGCCCTGGCCCTCGCAGCGGGAGTTCCGAACATGGATCCAGCTCCTCTCAGTCCTGCAGTGGATCCTCAGCTTCTTGCTGATGG GAATCGTCTTCCTGTTTCTCCTCATCTATTTGGTTTTCACCAGCTTCTGGCCAGTTTCTGCTCTATATCTTGCCTGGGTAATCTTTGACTGGGACGCACCGGAGCAAG GTGGGAGGAGGTCAGCGTGGGTGCGAAACTGGCCTGTCTGGAAGCATTTCCGAGATTACTTCCCTATTCAG TTGGTAAAGACTCACAGCCTCCTCCCCAGTCACAATTATATAATTGGTGCACACCCCCATGGGATCCTCTGCGTTGGGGCCTTCTGCAACTTCATCACTGAGTCCACTGGCTTCTCTGAGAAGTTCCCCGGCATCAGACCCTTCCTGGCCACACTGGCTGGCAACTTCCGGCTACCTGTCTTCAGGGAGTACCTGATGAGTGGGG GCCTGTGCCCTGTGACACGTCAGGCAATAGGGTACCTGCTCTCTCAGAATGGCAGTGGCAACGCTGTGGCTGTCGTGATTGGAGGTGCAGCCGAGTCACTGTCTTGCCAGCCAGGAATCACAACATTAATCCTCAAAAACCGCAAAGGCTTTGTTCGGATGGCGCTGCAGCATGG GGCACACCTGGTTCCTGCCTTCTCCTTTGGTGAGAATGACCTCTTCCGGCAGGTGGTTTTTGAAGAGGGCAGCTGGATGAGGGGCATTCAGAAGAGGTTCCAGAAGCTGGTGGGCTTTGCTCCCTGTGTCTTCTACGGACGGGGTTTAACCTCTATCCATTCCCGAGGCTTCCTGCCCTACCCGAAGCCTATCACCACTGTCA TAGGAGAACCTGTGACGGTGCCCCGGATCAAGGAGCCGAGTCACGAGACGGTGGATCTGTACCATGCTATGTACATCCGCTCCCTGCTCAAACTCTTCAATGACCACAAAGCCAAGTATGGCCTGTCGGAGGCAGACGAGCTGAGGATCCTGTGA
- the LOC140917676 gene encoding diacylglycerol O-acyltransferase 2-like isoform X2, with product MKTIIAAYSQNRSGSRANVQAALHTLLTVPWPSQREFRTWIQLLSVLQWILSFLLMGIVFLFLLIYLVFTSFWPVSALYLAWVIFDWDAPEQGMGRWEEVSVGAKLACLEAFPRLLPYSGLCPVTRQAIGYLLSQNGSGNAVAVVIGGAAESLSCQPGITTLILKNRKGFVRMALQHGAHLVPAFSFGENDLFRQVVFEEGSWMRGIQKRFQKLVGFAPCVFYGRGLTSIHSRGFLPYPKPITTVIGEPVTVPRIKEPSHETVDLYHAMYIRSLLKLFNDHKAKYGLSEADELRIL from the exons ATGAAAACAATTATTGCAGCCTATTCCCAAAATCGTAGTG gGAGCCGTGCCAACGTTCAGGCCGCCCTGCATACTTTGCTCACCGTGCCCTGGCCCTCGCAGCGGGAGTTCCGAACATGGATCCAGCTCCTCTCAGTCCTGCAGTGGATCCTCAGCTTCTTGCTGATGG GAATCGTCTTCCTGTTTCTCCTCATCTATTTGGTTTTCACCAGCTTCTGGCCAGTTTCTGCTCTATATCTTGCCTGGGTAATCTTTGACTGGGACGCACCGGAGCAAGGTATGGGAAG GTGGGAGGAGGTCAGCGTGGGTGCGAAACTGGCCTGTCTGGAAGCATTTCCGAGATTACTTCCCTATTCAG GCCTGTGCCCTGTGACACGTCAGGCAATAGGGTACCTGCTCTCTCAGAATGGCAGTGGCAACGCTGTGGCTGTCGTGATTGGAGGTGCAGCCGAGTCACTGTCTTGCCAGCCAGGAATCACAACATTAATCCTCAAAAACCGCAAAGGCTTTGTTCGGATGGCGCTGCAGCATGG GGCACACCTGGTTCCTGCCTTCTCCTTTGGTGAGAATGACCTCTTCCGGCAGGTGGTTTTTGAAGAGGGCAGCTGGATGAGGGGCATTCAGAAGAGGTTCCAGAAGCTGGTGGGCTTTGCTCCCTGTGTCTTCTACGGACGGGGTTTAACCTCTATCCATTCCCGAGGCTTCCTGCCCTACCCGAAGCCTATCACCACTGTCA TAGGAGAACCTGTGACGGTGCCCCGGATCAAGGAGCCGAGTCACGAGACGGTGGATCTGTACCATGCTATGTACATCCGCTCCCTGCTCAAACTCTTCAATGACCACAAAGCCAAGTATGGCCTGTCGGAGGCAGACGAGCTGAGGATCCTGTGA
- the IGBP1 gene encoding immunoglobulin-binding protein 1 isoform X2 — protein MAAGTAETPPRLSELLESGWQLLDEVEASTEPSSGAPALQDKVRRGLDLLQQAARGVAQLDLFSQNEDLEEIASADLKYLLLPALLGALTLKQVNLSKRLEHVQIARAHFMDFLTLCKNYQIGKFHLPPTPESPNENESTESLSGAGPSGREASLVAMASNRQAKIERYKQKKEVENRLASMKAFVESGQVEEEQIREFYLLQIQKWITTSLEEIESIDQEMVILRGRNALKQASAPPQTAQRPRTAMKPFVLTRDAMQAKVLGAGYPSLATMTVNDWYEQRCKQDLFPNKGIPQTTADLDEEELQKEQQEKKVEEDDEETLRKARGWEDWKDTHPRGYGNRKNMG, from the exons ATGGCGGCGGGGACAGCGGAGACGCCGCCGCGGCTCTCCGAACTGCTGGAGTCAGGCTGGCAGCTCCTCGACGAGGTGGAGGCCAGTACCGAGCCCTCCTCGGGGGCCCCGGCGCTCCAGGACAAGGTCCGGCGGGGGCTCGACCTCCTGCAGCAGGCAGCCCGCGGCGTAGCGCAGCTCGACCTGTTCAG CCAAAATGAAGACCTGGAGGAGATTGCATCTGCTGACCTGAAGTATCTGCTGTTACCTGCTTTGTTGGGAGCCCTCACCCTGAAACAGGTCAATCTCAGCAAGCGGCTGGAGCATGTGCAGATTGCTCGTGCCCACTTCATGGACTTCCTGACGCTCTGCAAGAACTACCAGATTGGCAAGTTCCACCTTCCACCAACACCAGAGAGTCCTAATGAAAATGAGTCTACGGAAAGTCTTTCGGGGGCTGGCCCATCTGGCAGAGAGGCCAGTCTGGTGGCCATGGCATCTAATAGACAAGCAAAAATTGAAAG ATATAAGCAGAAGAAGGAGGTGGAGAATAGGTTGGCCTCAATGAAAGCTTTTGTGGAGAGTGGCCAGGTGGAGGAGGAACAGATACGGGAATTCTACCTGTTGCAAATCCAGAAGTGGATCACTACAAGCCTGGAGGAAATCGAGAGCATTGACCAGGAAATGGTGATTTTGAGAGGAAGGAATGCACTAAAACAG GCTTCAGCACCTCCTCAGACTGCTCAGCGTCCCAGGACTGCAATGAAACCTTTCGTTCTCACCCGGGACGCCATGCAGGCTAA GGTGTTAGGAGCCGGCTATCCTAGCCTGGCGACGATGACAGTAAATGATTGGTATGAACAGCGCTGTAAACAGGACCTCTTTCCCAATAAAGGCATACCACAGACAACAGCAG ATCTTGATGAAGAGGAGCTGCAGAAAGAGCAGCAGGAGAAGAAGGTGGAAGAGGATGATGAGGAAACTCTACGGAAAGCTCGAGGCTGGGAGGACTGGAAAGACACACACCCAAGGGGATATGGCAACCGAAAGAACATGGGCTGA
- the IGBP1 gene encoding immunoglobulin-binding protein 1 isoform X1 → MAAGTAETPPRLSELLESGWQLLDEVEASTEPSSGAPALQDKVRRGLDLLQQAARGVAQLDLFSQNEDLEEIASADLKYLLLPALLGALTLKQVNLSKRLEHVQIARAHFMDFLTLCKNYQIGKFHLPPTPESPNENESTESLSGAGPSGREASLVAMASNRQAKIERYKQKKEVENRLASMKAFVESGQVEEEQIREFYLLQIQKWITTSLEEIESIDQEMVILRGRNALKQASAPPQTAQRPRTAMKPFVLTRDAMQAKVLGAGYPSLATMTVNDWYEQRCKQDLFPNKGIPQTTAADLDEEELQKEQQEKKVEEDDEETLRKARGWEDWKDTHPRGYGNRKNMG, encoded by the exons ATGGCGGCGGGGACAGCGGAGACGCCGCCGCGGCTCTCCGAACTGCTGGAGTCAGGCTGGCAGCTCCTCGACGAGGTGGAGGCCAGTACCGAGCCCTCCTCGGGGGCCCCGGCGCTCCAGGACAAGGTCCGGCGGGGGCTCGACCTCCTGCAGCAGGCAGCCCGCGGCGTAGCGCAGCTCGACCTGTTCAG CCAAAATGAAGACCTGGAGGAGATTGCATCTGCTGACCTGAAGTATCTGCTGTTACCTGCTTTGTTGGGAGCCCTCACCCTGAAACAGGTCAATCTCAGCAAGCGGCTGGAGCATGTGCAGATTGCTCGTGCCCACTTCATGGACTTCCTGACGCTCTGCAAGAACTACCAGATTGGCAAGTTCCACCTTCCACCAACACCAGAGAGTCCTAATGAAAATGAGTCTACGGAAAGTCTTTCGGGGGCTGGCCCATCTGGCAGAGAGGCCAGTCTGGTGGCCATGGCATCTAATAGACAAGCAAAAATTGAAAG ATATAAGCAGAAGAAGGAGGTGGAGAATAGGTTGGCCTCAATGAAAGCTTTTGTGGAGAGTGGCCAGGTGGAGGAGGAACAGATACGGGAATTCTACCTGTTGCAAATCCAGAAGTGGATCACTACAAGCCTGGAGGAAATCGAGAGCATTGACCAGGAAATGGTGATTTTGAGAGGAAGGAATGCACTAAAACAG GCTTCAGCACCTCCTCAGACTGCTCAGCGTCCCAGGACTGCAATGAAACCTTTCGTTCTCACCCGGGACGCCATGCAGGCTAA GGTGTTAGGAGCCGGCTATCCTAGCCTGGCGACGATGACAGTAAATGATTGGTATGAACAGCGCTGTAAACAGGACCTCTTTCCCAATAAAGGCATACCACAGACAACAGCAG CAGATCTTGATGAAGAGGAGCTGCAGAAAGAGCAGCAGGAGAAGAAGGTGGAAGAGGATGATGAGGAAACTCTACGGAAAGCTCGAGGCTGGGAGGACTGGAAAGACACACACCCAAGGGGATATGGCAACCGAAAGAACATGGGCTGA